Proteins encoded by one window of Lycium barbarum isolate Lr01 chromosome 11, ASM1917538v2, whole genome shotgun sequence:
- the LOC132617591 gene encoding S-type anion channel SLAH1-like: MGEEAFESTIKVTISDEKIHSKDVAKKSISSTSLLTKLHAGYFRITLSLGGQALLWKILTEHLVKSQTFKHKYHSLPSTTFLLLWWISICTLIILSFLYILRCIFHFQLVKSEFLHPVGVNYLFAPWISWLLLLQSVPFTIPNLDFCQFLWWIFVVPVVILDVKIYGQWFTTERKFLSMVANPTSQLSVLGNLVGAWIASQMEWKESAICIYTLGLAHYLVVFITLYQRLSGSNHLPAMLRPSFFLFVAAPSMASLAWASISGDFDMPCRMLFFLSLFLFISLVCRPAIFKKSMRKFNVAWWAYSFPLTFLALASAQYAHQVKGHVASGLMLLLSALSVLVFVGLTVSTALNLDMLLHDHDRYLNFTKSTN; this comes from the exons ATGGGGGAAGAAGCTTTTGAGTCGACAATCAAGGTCACAATAAGTGATGAGAAAATTCACTCTAAAGATGTTGCCAAGAAATCAATATCTTCTACTTCCCTATTGACTAAACTTCATGCAGGCTATTTCAGAATTACCCTCTCTCTAGGTGGTCAAGCTTTGTTATGGAAAATTCTAACTGAACATTTGGTCAAATCACAAACATTTAAACACAAATATCACTCACTGCCTTCAACTACTTTCCTTCTACTATGGTGGATTTCAATTTGTACCCTTATTATCCTCTCTTTTCTCTACATTTTAAGGTGCATTTTTCACTTCCAATTAGTGAAATCAGAGTTCTTGCACCCTGTTGGTGTCAATTATCTCTTTGCACCATGGATTTCTTGGCTTCTATTACTCCAATCAGTGCCATTCACAATCCCAAATCTCGATTTTTGCCAATTCTTATGGTGGATTTTCGTTGTCCcggttgtgattcttgatgtgaAAATTTATGGACAATGGTTCACTACTGAGAGGAAGTTCTTGTCAATGGTTGCAAATCCAACAAGTCAACTTTCTGTTTTGGGAAATTTGGTTGGTGCTTGGATAGCTAGCCAAATGGAGTGGAAGGAAAGTGCAATTTGCATATATACACTTGGATTAGCACACTATTTAGTTGTGTTTATCACGCTTTATCAGCGATTATCGGGTAGTAATCACCTTCCTGCCATGCTTAGACCTTCATTTTTCTTGTTTGTGGCTGCACCTAGCATGGCTAGCTTAGCATGGGCTTCTATTTCTGGGGATTTTGATATGCCATGCAGAATGCTCTTTTTTCTTTCACTATTTCTCTTCATCTCTTTG GTTTGTAGGCCAGCAATATTCAAGAAATCAATGAGGAAATTCAATGTTGCATGGTGGGCTTATTCATTTCCCCTCACATTCCTAGCCTTGGCCTCTGCACAATATGCACATCAAGTGAAAGGCCATGTTGCTTCTGGGCTAATGCTTCTTCTCTCTGCCCTCTCTGTTCTTGTTTTTGTTGGCTTGACTGTGTCCACAGCACTCAATCTTGACATGCTTTTGCATGATCATGATAGATATTTAAACTTCACTAAGAGCACTAACTAG